In the Roseibium sp. Sym1 genome, CCTAATGCCCACGCACATGACAGGGTTCTTCGGGCCGGACGAGCTTGCGACCGGGCGGATGGCCGGCCCCTTCGAATTCACAAAGGGGCAAAGGCTTCTGCGCTATGATGCGCTCAACTCCGCGCGACGGCCTCCGGGGCTTGATGGAACCAAGTTCGCAGCTTTCGAATCCACCATCTATCACAATGCGTCGGACCCCAATCAGCTTCGTCCAATATACGACACCGCGATCGAGGCGCGACTGAACACGGAGATCGTGAGGCTCCTGAAGGCGCACGATGCGCCACCCGAATACTTCAACTGGATCGGCCTCGCCGAGGGCGCGGACGTGAACTGAAAGACGAATAACGGGAGGAACCGAAAAGTGAAGAGAACAGCATTCAGCATTGCAACCGGTCTTCTGGCGCTGGCAGTCGTCATGCCGGCGCACGCCAAAGATCAGCCGGACATCACCATGGCGATTAACCAGTCTCCCTGGCTGAATTCCTTCGTCGCCATGGTCGATCTCTACGAGGAGGAAACCGGGAACGTCGTCAATCTTGACGTCAATCCGTTCGGGGGACTGCTGGAAAAGATCCGGAACTCGGTGCGTGGCTCCGAAGGCACCTACGATCTTGTCAACATCAACTCGCTCTGGCTGTCCGAGATCTATTCCGGCGGCTTCCTCGCCCCGCTTGGCGAGGTGCAGGAAGGCTACACGCTTCAGGATGGCGTCCTGACCTACGGCGCGACCACGAATTGGGATGCGGCGGTCGGGTCATTCTCGCCGGACGGCGCGCTGATGGGTGTGCCGGTCAACGGTAACGTCCAGGTCCTCTATTACAACCAGGCGATCTATGACGAACTCGGCCTGTCGGTTCCCGACACATGGGACGACCTTTACGCGAACGCTAAAAAAATCGCAGAGGCCAAGGGCATTTACGGCTTCGTTCCGCGCGCGGCTCGCGATTCGATTGTCTACAATATCACCCCCTACATCTTCAGCCACGATGCCGCGTTTTTCCGGGTGACGGGCCCGGGACAGGCCGCGATCGGGCTGAATACGACCGAGGGGCTTGCGGCGCTGAAAACCTATCTGAAGATATCAGGGGAAGATGTTGCTCCGCCGAATCCCGGTGCCATCGCGCAGGGTGAGCTTATCCAGCTTCTGTCCACCGGCAAAGCCGCGCAGGCGATCGCTGTGATCGCCGCTTGGGGCGCGCTGGAAAACCCCAACGAGTCCCGGGTTGTCGGCCAGATGTCGGCATCGTTGATCCCCGCTGGTCCGGGCGGAACACACGCGTCGAGCGCCGGTCACTGGGTCGCGGGTATCCCCAAGAACGTGTCGGCGGAGCGCCAGCGCGCGGCGCTGGCCTTTTTGGACTGGTTCCAGTCCCAGGCGCTACAAGTGAAGTATGTCGAAGCCGGAGGCGTACCCGTGCGTGGCGATCTGGCGGAAACCGGTCTGGGGGCGAACAACTCTTACCGTTTCCTTGGGGCCTATTCGGCAAATGCGGCAAATGCGGTGATGGGTCTGCCTTTCGCGGCCGCCGCCGAAGCATCCGACGCGATGGCCCTGCACTTCAACCGGGCCGTCATCGGGGAGGAAAGCCCCGAGGTGGCGCTCAATGCGGCGGCCGAGGTCCTGGCGGGCATACTTGAACGGAACGGCTTTTCCGTCACCCGCCAGCCAGACCTCTGAGCCACTTCGCTAGCGCCTCTGGACGGAACCAGATGAACACCATGATCAAACCGGGCGTCGTAATCCGTCGGAACAAGCGATGGCTGGTGCTGTCACTTGCGCCCGTCGCGGTGTTCTTCCTGGTTCTGTCCGGGTTTCCAGTGCTGAACCTTCTGGGTCTGAGCTTCTTCGATGTGGAATGGCGTGAAGGCGCGGCCGAGTTCAACTATATCGGTCTGGAGAACTACCGCCGGCTCTTCCTGGAGGAAACGATATACTGGGCGGGGGTGCGCAACACGCTCGTCTTTGCGGTGACCGTCGTGACCTGCCAGATGGTCCTCGGGTTTTCGATGGCGCTGGCCGTGAAGCGGGCGGGGTCGGTCGGGCGAACGATCCTGACCGGCATCTTCCTCCTGCCGATCGTGATCCCCCCAATCGTCATTGGCACGATGTGGCGTCTGGTCATGGGGCGCGAGTTCGGGCTGGCGAACACGCTGCTTCGTTGGTTCGGTCTGAACGAGGTCGATTGGCTCGGAAACCCTGACATCGCGCTCGCATCGGTGATGTTCGTGGACATCTGGCACTGGACGCCTTTCGTCTTTCTTCTCATGCTCGCCGGTCTGGAGTCGCTTGACGAGGAAGTTCTGGACGCGGCCCGATTGGATGTGACCGGCTTCTGGCAGGAGGTGCGCCATATCGTGCTGCCGCTGATGCTGCCTATGATCCTCATCACGGTGATTTTTCGGGTCATCCTGTCGTTCAAGGTCTTCGACGAGGTCTATCTGCTGACATCAGGCGGGCCAGGCACGGCCACGGAGGTCGTTAACTTTTCGATTTACCGTACCTTCTTCCGGCAGGATCAGGTCGGGTACGGTTCGGCGATGTCGGTGGTCACATTGTTTGCCATAGCGCTCACGATCATCCTCGCGCGCGGAGTGCTGGCCCGCCGCAGGAACGCGGAGGAGGCAGAATGACCCTGCGCCGAACCTCGGGTCGCGTTGCGGCAAATGTTTTGGTCTGGGGCTATGCGGCAATGATTCTGCTGCCGACACTTTGGGTGTTATCCAATGCCTTCAAATACAAGATCGATATCATAACGGGCGCGACGCTCAGCCCGGTCACCTGGAGCAATTTCGAGCAGCTTCTGTTTTCGCGTCAGTCCCAATTCCTCTGGAACCTGCTCAACAGTGCCTTTGTCGCGGTCAGTTCAACCGCGATCGTCATCGTTATTGCCACGATGGCCGCCTTTACACTCGGCCGCTTAAGAGTACCCGGGTGGGTTCGCTGGCCGATCCTGGGCTGGGCACTGTTGTTCCAAATGCTTCCCACGCTCACCTTCGTGGGTTCCTGGTATGTCATGTGGTCGGCGATCGGACTGCACGGAACCTATATCTCGGTCATCCTGACCCATGTCGTGCATAATCTGCCGATGGGCCTGTTCCTGATGCTGAGCTTCATGTCCGCATTGCCGCACGAGATCTTTCAAGCTGCGCGCATGGACGGATGCTCGAACAGCCAGATGTTCTGGCGGGTGGCCTTTCCGCTGGTGCGGGGTGGAATGATCGCGGCGACGGCGCTGATCTTCATCTTTTCCTGGAGCGACTTCGCCATCGCTTTGACGCTGACCTCGCCGGCGACGATGACGGCTCCGGTCGCCATCGCAACCTTCGCGCAGGAATACGACATCCGCTATGGCGAGATGGCCGCCGGGACTCTCTTGTCAATCGTCCCGGCGCTGATCCTGATCCTCGTCGGCCAGCGATTTATCGTCCGCGGGCTTCTGGCAGGCGCAGTCAAGTAGACACGGAGAGAAGGGAATCTCATGGCAACCGTCACCCTTAAGGGGGTACGAAAGAAATACGGTCGGGTAGAGGTTATTCCGCCGATCGATCTGGAGGTTCCGAGCGGCGAATTTATCGCCCTCGTCGGTCCTTCGGGCAGCGGTAAGTCCACGTTGTTGCGGATCATTGCGGGTCTGGAAGAGATCGACGCGGGTCGGATTTTTGTGGACGGTAAGGATGTCACGCAAACCGAACCGAGTGATCGGGACATGGCGATGGTCTTCCAGTCCTACGCGCTCTATCCGCACATGACGGTCGCCGAGAACATGGTCTTTGCCCTCAGGATGCGTGGGACGGATCCCACCGAGATCGCCCGCCGTCTCGAAGCGGCGCTAAAAATGCTTGGCATGTCGGAATACGCTAACCGCCGACCCGGTCAGCTCTCCGGCGGGCAAAGGCAACGCGTGGCCATGGGTCGGGCGATCGTTCGGCAGCCGCAGGTTTTTCTTTTCGACGAACCTCTATCCAATCTTGACGCCAAGCTGCGCGCGGCGACAAGACTGGAATTGCGGGCGTTGCACGATCACTTGGGGGCCACTTCCGTTTTCGTCACTCACGACCAGATCGAAGCTATGACCATGGCTGACCGCATCGTCTTGCTCGACGGCGGTCGTATCCAGCAGATTGGAACGCCGCGAGAGATCTATCGCGAACCGCAGAACCGCTTTGTCGCGAGTTTCATCGGCTCGCCGGAGATCAATATGCTACGCGGCATGCTGGCATCCGCGGCCGGCCGCCTCACCTTCGAGGGGCTACCGCTGTCCGAGTCATTGCAGGCCGCTGCGGGTCGCGAGGTCGATCTCGGCATTCGTCCCGAGCACATCAGGGTCTGGCCAGACGCAGCACCGGATCGCTGGCCCTTCGAAGTGGACGCGGTGGAGTTTACCGGGCACGACGCGTTCCTCGTCGGCAAAACCCCGGCAGGCCGGGTTACGCTCCGTATCGACCCGGACAATGACCGTGGTTTGGCCGATAGCGTTGTCGCTGGTCAGCAGCTTCATGTGCAGTTGCAGGAGCGACATATATTGCTCTTCTATCCTGACACTGGCGTTAGGATCACGAATGGCTGAGACATGCAGGCTGCGGACCCTGCGCTTCGATGGCGGCACCGAGGACGGCGCTCGGCTGATCGAGGTCGAAAACGCGGCCGGGCTCTCAATCGATCTACTTCCCGATCGGTGCCTTGATGTCGGGATTGTGCGCTATCGCGGCGTGCCTTTCGGATGGATCGGCGAAAACGGGCTGGCCCCGGCCCGACCGGGAGAGATGGATCAGGCCCTTGGCGGTCTGCTCTGCACTTGCGGATTTGATCACATCCGCCAACCGGCGAACGACGGCCTCCGGCACTTCCCGCTGCATGGCTCCATGTCGCTGAGGCGCGCTATCGTGACAACGACGCAAGTGCTGGAGGACGGTTCCGCCGAGGTCTGTGCAACGGTCGCCCACGGAACCCTTTCAGGTCAGTCCTGGCGGCTCCATCGACGCGTGACACTGCCTCCCGACCGTGCCGAAATCAGTATTGAAGACCGGGTTGAAGCGCGCGGGCGAGGGGAGATCACGCCCATCATGGCACTCTATCACATCAATCTCAGCGCCCCGCAATTTTGCCCGGATACTCTAGTCGAGGTCGCAACTCGCATGCGTCCGGACCTGCCCGGCACCGAGGACTTCACCTTCTGCGAACCCGCACCGGCCAATGGGCAACTTATCCAGGTGTCGGATGGTGGAAGGGATCCGCGACGGTGCTTCCGGTTGTTGTTCGACAAGCAGGCCCTGCCTTGGCTACAGTTTCATCGACGTACGGCGGCTGGCGGCGGTCTTTTCTGTATCGAACCGACCACTCATAACCGTCAGCCTCGCGGTGAACTCCTGCGCGATGAAACGCCGCTTAACGATTCTGTCGAGCGCCGTTTTCAGTTAGTCATGAGCTTCGGGTCGGGGTCCGCCTGAGTTGTTCTCGGGCGCGGGATTATCCCGCGAACAGGAAGGGCGGCGTCATTCTGCCGCGCTTGCGGTCCCGTCGAAGGCGCCCTCGACCTCCCAGCGGCGCGCGATGGAGCCAAGCGTGTCCAGCACGCCACGCAGCTCCGCGCCGCGCTCAGTCAACCCGTATGTTACAGCCGGTGGGATGGTCATGGCCTGTTCGCGCCAGACCACACCGGCATGTTCCAGCATCCGCAACCGCTCGGTCAGGACGCGAGTGGAAATTCCGGGCACCAGACGCTTGATCGCACCGAAACGCTGCGGTCCCTGCTCGGACAGAACCCAGAGGATGTATATCGTCCAAGGGCCTGTGATGACACGCAGCAGTGCCTCCATCGGGCAGGAAGGGGGCAGGACGCTCTTCATCGTGGATAGCCCTCACAGTCAAAGGAAGTTAGTTACTTTTACGTTCCTACTTTCTCCAATGAAGCAAGGCATCTAAAGATACTTAACGAGAAAACGGCGGCTGAACAAGCCGTTGCAAACAGGGAGAGCGGCAATGGGCGACAAAGTGGCAAAGTATGTCTATTGGATTGCGACCGGCCTTGTGGCGCTGGTCTAACTGGGTGCGGCGGCCTTCTACATCTCGTCCCACGACATGGTCGCGGGCATGTATCGCGAGGTGCTGGGCTATCCCACCTACATCATCTGGCCGCTCGCGATTCTGAAGATCGTCGGCGCGGTGGTGATCCTCTGGCGCCCTTCGGCGATGCTGGTGGATTGGGCCTATGCGGCGATGTTCTGGCATCTGGTGCTAGCCATTGGGGCGCATGTGGGCGCGGGCGATCCGGGCTGGCCGCCGGCTCTGGCGACCTGGGTGCTTCTGATCGCCTCGTGGCTGACCGCCAATCGCGTGCGGGCGGTCAAGTCGGCCTACGCGCCCGCGTTTCCGTCAGCGGCGAACTGATCCGATGCCGAGCTGCCACGGCGCTGCCCATCCACACTCGGCTTTGGGGTTCGAAAGGACGACGACATGACGGACAGACAGCCGACAATGTTTGTTCCCCATGGCGGCGGCCTGTGTTTCTTCATGGACTGGAACCCGCCTGACACCTGGGATAGGCAACGCCGATTCCTCGAGAATTTGCCTGCGAGCCTGTCGGCAAAGCCCAAGGCGCTCCTCGTGATCTCGGGTCATTGGGAGGAGCGGGTGTTTACCGTGCAGACCAACCCCGCGCCGCCGCTGCTGTTCGACTATCAGGGATTTCCGCTGCACACATATCAGCTGACTTGGCCCGCGCCGGGCGATCCCGAGCTGGCGGCCCGCGCGAGCGGACTTCTGGAAGGCGCAGGGTTCCAAACCGGGGCCGACCCAGCGCGCGGCTTCGATCATGGGGTGTTCGTTCCGCTAAAGGTGGCTTTTCCAGAGGCCGACATCCCCACCGTCCAGTTGAGCCTGCGCGCCGATCTCGACCCCGCGGCGCATCTCGCCGCCGGTCGCGCGCTGGCGCCCTTGCGCGACGAAGGGGTGCTGATCATCGGGTCCGGCAACACCTATCACAATATGGCCGTCATGATGCGCGCCATGCGCGGCGGGGCGGAGGGCAACGTGCGCGGCCTCGATTTCGACCGATGGCTCACGAGTGCTGTGACCCATGAAGACCCCGAGGTGCGGCACGCCATGCTGGCCGCGTGGGATCAGGCGCCCGGCGCACGCGACGCCAATCCGCGCGAGGAACATCTGATCCCGTTGCACGTCGCGGCCGGGGCCGCCCTTGCGGATCGGGGAGGCAAGACCCTCGAGGATCACGTATTGGGCGCGGTCGAAAGCGCCTTCAGATTTGGATAGGAGCAACCATGAGCTTCGAACTTCCCTAACGGCATGGACCGCGCCCCGAAACCACCGATTGCGCACCGCATGAGCAGGTGTCCCAGAACTCGTCGACTAAGATTCACGCGTTGTTCAAGGAAAAGGCGTTCGCCCTGCCCTTCGTCGAGCGCTGCTGGTCGGGCATTTCGGTCCCCGGCGCCGAGGCCCTGGTGCTTCCGGTAGCCCACGCATGCGGACCACGCGAGGCCTTCATGATCGGGCGCGAGTTTGCCCATGTGCACCCCGCCCACGATGGCTCGTCGCACCTGATGCTGCCCCCATCCGTGGTTGAGGAACTGATCGCGAAAGGTTGGGGCGAACCGCATCCCATGGCTCGGCTGGGCTACATCCCAGCCACGGCGGTCATGGCTTTCGCCCCGCGTGACGAGAACGAGGTCGATGTCATGCTGCGCCTGCTGACCACGAGCTGGGACTTCGCTCGCGGCAAGCTGGCGAACCCCGCCCCCGTCCATATCCACGGCTGAGAGCAAAAGCCTCCTCAGCAGTCAGAACAGGAGACCAACCATGTCCGACATTCAGAACGGCCCCTTCATAGTCACCGGCGCCTCCGGCCAGCTTGGCCGGCAGGTGGTCGACTTGCTGCTGCAGGCCGGCGCCGGTCCGATCATCCCCGTATCGCGCAATACCGAAAAGCTGGCCGACCTCGCCGACAAGGGTGTCGAGACCCGCAAGGGCGATTTCAACGATCCAGCGTCGCTTGCGGCTGCCTTTACTGACGGCAAGCGTCTCCTCATCATTTCGACCGACGATCTCCACCCGGGCAAGCGTCTCGCTGCCCATTCCAACGCGGTTGCGGCGGCCAAGGCGGTGGGCATTGGGCATATCGTCTATACATCGTTTGCGGGCCCGGTCCCGGAAAGTCCGATCGGATTCGCCCGCGACCACGAAGGGACCGAGAAGCTGATCGCGGACAGTGGGGCGGATTACACGATCCTGCGCAACAACATGTACACCGACTTTCTGCTGATGGGCGGCTCGCAGAGCGTCGCCATGGGCAAGCACTTCGCCGCCGCGGCAGAGGGCAAGACCGGATATGTGACGCGGGCGGATTGCGCCCGTGCCGCAGCCGCGGCGCTAATGACGGCGACGGGAAAGCAGACCCTCGATATCACCGGGCCGCAGACGGTCAGCCAGGCTGAGGTCGCAGCGATCCTGTCCGACGTCGCGGGCAAGGAGATCCCGTACATCGCGCTGCCAGCCGAGGCTCTGGCGCAGGCGATGATTGGAAACGGCTTGCCGGAATTCATGGCGCGGGTCTTCGTTTCCTTCGACGAGGCAATGGCGCAGGGTTTCCTCGATGTGGCCAGCGACGACCTGAAGACGCTGACTGGCCAACCTGGCCAATCGGTGCGCGACTTCCTGATAGCGAACCGCGCGGCACTATTGACGCCGCCGCAGCGCTGAGGACGGAACTATGCGGCTTTACAACGCCAACTTCTCGCCCAACGCCCTGCGCGTGCGCGCTGTGGCCTTCGAACTGGGCATCGACATCGAGATCGTCGAGATCGATCTTCGTAGGGGCGACAACCGCGCCGGAGAATTCCTCCGGCGCAATCCCAACGCCAAGGTGCCTGTCCTTGAGGACGGCGATTTCTTTCTATGGGAGTCGCGGGCGATCTGCGGCTACCTGGTCAGCCAGACCCCCGACGCGGGTCTGGTACCGTCTGCGCCGAGGAAACGGGCGCTGATGAACCAGTGGGCCTGGTGGCAGGCCATCCATCTGGGTCCAGCCATGCAGAAACTGTCCTTCGAGCTGTTCCTGAAGGAGAAACTCGGCATGGGCGATGCCGACCATGCGGCGGTCGAAGCTGAGCGCAAGGCTACCGATCAGTTTCTCGACGTGCTGGAAGAGGGTCTGGCCCGGCAGGACTGGATCACCGGCGATCTCAGCCTTGCGGATTTCTACCTGGCCACGACCTTCATGTATCGCAAGCAGGCTGCAATCTCGCTGGAGACCCGGCCCGCCGTTGCCGCCTGGATCGAACGGCTGGAGGCGAGGGACAGCTGGCATAAGGCGATGGTCCCGCTGAACGCGCTCTTGGGACTCTGACTGTTGATTTCCGCAGAGTACTGACTTGGGATTGGACTGCGCCATGAGGGTGGACACTGTTCAGGCTGCTGTTTTGCCAGTCTGCCGGATGTGTTGATCCTCAAACTTCTGCAGGCTCAGATAGCCGAGCGCCGTAAGTAGGCAAGGTGTTCGACGATGTCCTCGAAGGCTATCGGATAGATGGCTCTGACCATCAGCGTTTTCATGAAGCTCTCAGCAGGCCAAGCCTTGGCGTTCTCGTATGGATTGCCTCTGCGACCTAGTCCGCTGTTAACAAGCGGGATTGAGAGATGATTGGTCGGTGATTGGGCGCATGATGCGGATGATGATTTTTCGCAATAGTGTTCTGAGCTACTTGAGGATGAGGCGCAGGTTGTAGCCGACGGCGCTCATGACGGCGTTGATGGTGTCGCCGAGACGGCCCTTGAGAAAGTTCCGACCCAGGTGGCCGTCTGTTTTGCAATGGCCGATGACGGCCTCAATGGCCGAGCGCCGCCTGAGTTCGCGTTTTACCTGTCCATGCGCGCCGCGTTTCTGACCCGACCTGTAGACCCGCAGCGGGTTTGGAGCGTTTTGGCCGCGGTAGCCTTTGTCGATATAGACGCGTTCGATCTCGCGGTCGGTGAGCGCCTGCGTTTCCTCCAGCATGTCCTTGAGCGTATGGCCGTCATAGGGATTGCCGGGCAGCGCCCTGGCATGCAGGATGAACTGGCTGCCCTTGCAGCGTTTGTTGGTGGTGGTCAGCGATACCTTGACGCCGAACTCGTAAGGCGCATGGGCCTTGCCCTTGCCGATGCACTCGGTCTCCGGCGCGTGCCAGCAATAGAGCTTGCGGCCACGCTGGCGCTGCTTCTGGTGGCGGATCTGCATGGCATTCGACAGGGGCACGGCGAAGACCTGCGCCAAGGCGTCGTCGCCGTCGATCCTGCGGCCGATGTCGTGGCTCAGCCGGCCGAGCCGAGTGCGCAGGAATTACAGTTGCCTGTTATGGCGCTTGAATTGCTTGGCATGGGCATAGCACCCGGCCATCATCGCCGCGGTCCCGGCCACCCGGACGTAGGACTGGCGCAGCGGCACCTTGTGGGCTCTGGCCAGCTTGCCCAGCTGCTCGGTGGCGCTGAGCATCAGCCTGGCGTCGGTCGGAAAGGCGATGTTCTTCGGCTGTACCGTGGT is a window encoding:
- a CDS encoding DUF4432 family protein, which produces MAETCRLRTLRFDGGTEDGARLIEVENAAGLSIDLLPDRCLDVGIVRYRGVPFGWIGENGLAPARPGEMDQALGGLLCTCGFDHIRQPANDGLRHFPLHGSMSLRRAIVTTTQVLEDGSAEVCATVAHGTLSGQSWRLHRRVTLPPDRAEISIEDRVEARGRGEITPIMALYHINLSAPQFCPDTLVEVATRMRPDLPGTEDFTFCEPAPANGQLIQVSDGGRDPRRCFRLLFDKQALPWLQFHRRTAAGGGLFCIEPTTHNRQPRGELLRDETPLNDSVERRFQLVMSFGSGSA
- a CDS encoding ABC transporter substrate-binding protein; its protein translation is MKRTAFSIATGLLALAVVMPAHAKDQPDITMAINQSPWLNSFVAMVDLYEEETGNVVNLDVNPFGGLLEKIRNSVRGSEGTYDLVNINSLWLSEIYSGGFLAPLGEVQEGYTLQDGVLTYGATTNWDAAVGSFSPDGALMGVPVNGNVQVLYYNQAIYDELGLSVPDTWDDLYANAKKIAEAKGIYGFVPRAARDSIVYNITPYIFSHDAAFFRVTGPGQAAIGLNTTEGLAALKTYLKISGEDVAPPNPGAIAQGELIQLLSTGKAAQAIAVIAAWGALENPNESRVVGQMSASLIPAGPGGTHASSAGHWVAGIPKNVSAERQRAALAFLDWFQSQALQVKYVEAGGVPVRGDLAETGLGANNSYRFLGAYSANAANAVMGLPFAAAAEASDAMALHFNRAVIGEESPEVALNAAAEVLAGILERNGFSVTRQPDL
- a CDS encoding DoxX family protein, yielding MSSHDMVAGMYREVLGYPTYIIWPLAILKIVGAVVILWRPSAMLVDWAYAAMFWHLVLAIGAHVGAGDPGWPPALATWVLLIASWLTANRVRAVKSAYAPAFPSAAN
- a CDS encoding SDR family oxidoreductase — translated: MSDIQNGPFIVTGASGQLGRQVVDLLLQAGAGPIIPVSRNTEKLADLADKGVETRKGDFNDPASLAAAFTDGKRLLIISTDDLHPGKRLAAHSNAVAAAKAVGIGHIVYTSFAGPVPESPIGFARDHEGTEKLIADSGADYTILRNNMYTDFLLMGGSQSVAMGKHFAAAAEGKTGYVTRADCARAAAAALMTATGKQTLDITGPQTVSQAEVAAILSDVAGKEIPYIALPAEALAQAMIGNGLPEFMARVFVSFDEAMAQGFLDVASDDLKTLTGQPGQSVRDFLIANRAALLTPPQR
- a CDS encoding luciferase domain-containing protein; this encodes MFKEKAFALPFVERCWSGISVPGAEALVLPVAHACGPREAFMIGREFAHVHPAHDGSSHLMLPPSVVEELIAKGWGEPHPMARLGYIPATAVMAFAPRDENEVDVMLRLLTTSWDFARGKLANPAPVHIHG
- a CDS encoding carbohydrate ABC transporter permease, coding for MNTMIKPGVVIRRNKRWLVLSLAPVAVFFLVLSGFPVLNLLGLSFFDVEWREGAAEFNYIGLENYRRLFLEETIYWAGVRNTLVFAVTVVTCQMVLGFSMALAVKRAGSVGRTILTGIFLLPIVIPPIVIGTMWRLVMGREFGLANTLLRWFGLNEVDWLGNPDIALASVMFVDIWHWTPFVFLLMLAGLESLDEEVLDAARLDVTGFWQEVRHIVLPLMLPMILITVIFRVILSFKVFDEVYLLTSGGPGTATEVVNFSIYRTFFRQDQVGYGSAMSVVTLFAIALTIILARGVLARRRNAEEAE
- a CDS encoding carbohydrate ABC transporter permease; translation: MTLRRTSGRVAANVLVWGYAAMILLPTLWVLSNAFKYKIDIITGATLSPVTWSNFEQLLFSRQSQFLWNLLNSAFVAVSSTAIVIVIATMAAFTLGRLRVPGWVRWPILGWALLFQMLPTLTFVGSWYVMWSAIGLHGTYISVILTHVVHNLPMGLFLMLSFMSALPHEIFQAARMDGCSNSQMFWRVAFPLVRGGMIAATALIFIFSWSDFAIALTLTSPATMTAPVAIATFAQEYDIRYGEMAAGTLLSIVPALILILVGQRFIVRGLLAGAVK
- a CDS encoding ABC transporter ATP-binding protein — its product is MATVTLKGVRKKYGRVEVIPPIDLEVPSGEFIALVGPSGSGKSTLLRIIAGLEEIDAGRIFVDGKDVTQTEPSDRDMAMVFQSYALYPHMTVAENMVFALRMRGTDPTEIARRLEAALKMLGMSEYANRRPGQLSGGQRQRVAMGRAIVRQPQVFLFDEPLSNLDAKLRAATRLELRALHDHLGATSVFVTHDQIEAMTMADRIVLLDGGRIQQIGTPREIYREPQNRFVASFIGSPEINMLRGMLASAAGRLTFEGLPLSESLQAAAGREVDLGIRPEHIRVWPDAAPDRWPFEVDAVEFTGHDAFLVGKTPAGRVTLRIDPDNDRGLADSVVAGQQLHVQLQERHILLFYPDTGVRITNG
- a CDS encoding DODA-type extradiol aromatic ring-opening family dioxygenase; amino-acid sequence: MTDRQPTMFVPHGGGLCFFMDWNPPDTWDRQRRFLENLPASLSAKPKALLVISGHWEERVFTVQTNPAPPLLFDYQGFPLHTYQLTWPAPGDPELAARASGLLEGAGFQTGADPARGFDHGVFVPLKVAFPEADIPTVQLSLRADLDPAAHLAAGRALAPLRDEGVLIIGSGNTYHNMAVMMRAMRGGAEGNVRGLDFDRWLTSAVTHEDPEVRHAMLAAWDQAPGARDANPREEHLIPLHVAAGAALADRGGKTLEDHVLGAVESAFRFG
- a CDS encoding winged helix-turn-helix transcriptional regulator, yielding MKSVLPPSCPMEALLRVITGPWTIYILWVLSEQGPQRFGAIKRLVPGISTRVLTERLRMLEHAGVVWREQAMTIPPAVTYGLTERGAELRGVLDTLGSIARRWEVEGAFDGTASAAE
- a CDS encoding glutathione S-transferase family protein; this encodes MRLYNANFSPNALRVRAVAFELGIDIEIVEIDLRRGDNRAGEFLRRNPNAKVPVLEDGDFFLWESRAICGYLVSQTPDAGLVPSAPRKRALMNQWAWWQAIHLGPAMQKLSFELFLKEKLGMGDADHAAVEAERKATDQFLDVLEEGLARQDWITGDLSLADFYLATTFMYRKQAAISLETRPAVAAWIERLEARDSWHKAMVPLNALLGL